Proteins from one Impatiens glandulifera chromosome 2, dImpGla2.1, whole genome shotgun sequence genomic window:
- the LOC124928067 gene encoding inactive poly [ADP-ribose] polymerase RCD1-like, with protein sequence MDLKPVQILENKGEIVKLEKVNNGSVVLGSKRKRESNMGESSKSGSSIDRKSCNGNLLVNNYKNLQKSGLPQRVLFHQNNQWIDFPLDIIGLVRENFQMKRSLIEVQIHNHPSILDFFHMIEIDLKTGLEKPIAWIDEAGGCFFPQLDSICNRSCTFHLSKSHRHQHQDVEESNTGIKKVKNGIEMNTRDQAVKAAGSTNIVYRGNEGRVQHKIGNNRFREESNTRIPFTSLIEAISDKINAKDMSLVKMHYEFYKINKISKLEFVKELKLLVGDKLLLSSLTSNQLKRT encoded by the exons ATGGATTTGAAACCTGTTCAGATACTTGAAAATAAGGGTGAGATAGTTAAATTAGAAAAGGTGAATAATGGTAGTGTAGTTTTAGGTTCAAAGAGGAAAAGGGAATCGAATATGGGTGAATCAAGCAAGAGTGGAAGTTCAATTGATAGGAAAAGCTGCAATGGGAATTTATTAGTTAACAATTATAAGAACTTACAAAAAAGTGGATTGCCTCAACGAGTCCTGTTTCATCAAAATAACCAATGGATTGATTTCCCTCTAGATATTATTGGTTTGGTTCGAGAAAACTTTCAGATGAAGAGATCATTGATTGAAGTGCAAATTCATAACCATCCttcaattttggattttttcCATATGATTGAAATAGATCTAAAGACAGGATTGGAGAAACCAATTGCATGGATTGATGAAGCTGGTGGCTGTTTTTTTCCCCAGTTGGACTCCATCTGTAACAGATCATGCACATTTCACCTATCCAAATCACACAGGCATCAGCATCAAGATGTAGAAGAATCTAACACAGGCATCAAGAAGGTTAAGAATG GTATTGAAATGAATACAAGAGATCAAGCTGTTAAAGCTGCAGGCAGTACTAATATTGTTTATCGAGGCAATGAGGGTCGAGTCCAACACAAGATA GGAAATAATAGATTCCGCGAGGAATCTAATACAAGGATTCCTTTTACTTCGCTAATTGAAGCGATATCAGATAAAATAAACGCTAAAGATATGAGTTTAGTGAAGATGCATTATGAGTTTtacaag atcaataaaataagtaaattggAATTTGTTAAAGAGTTGAAGTTGCTTGTTGGGGACAAGTTATTGTTATCCTCTTTGACTAGTAACCAGTTAAAG AGGACATAA
- the LOC124927484 gene encoding uncharacterized protein LOC124927484: protein MAPCSYGGTCEYGETCDGTTGIPSTYSQADDVTKTGTEIPSSYVQADDVTKTGTDPAASDTCIKHINEKGEETIGQVTETSRSKTDLSTVLEAWFSAGFHTGKYEAEQANIKKGQ from the exons ATGGCTCCATGTTCCTATGGAGGGACCTGTGAATATGGCGAAACTTGTGATGGAACTACAGGAATTCCATCAACTTATTCTCAAGCTGATGATGTTACCAAAACAGGAACAGAAATTCCATCATCTTATGTTCAAGCTGATGATGTTACCAAAACAGGAACAGATCCTGCAGCTTCTGATACTtgtataaaacatattaatg AAAAGGGTGAAGAGACAATTGGGCAAGTGACAGAAACTTCTAGGTCGAAGACGGACCTTAGTACTGTTCTCGAGGCATGGTTTTCTGCGGGTTTTCATACTGGCAA ATATGAAGCAGAACAAGCTAATATAAAGAAAGGACAATGA